In Pyrus communis chromosome 1, drPyrComm1.1, whole genome shotgun sequence, the following are encoded in one genomic region:
- the LOC137707919 gene encoding transport inhibitor response 1-like protein — MSEDPSIPSSSSSQMSEDDDRSPPLDLIDGPIPSSKSRNCSGVSGSGVGTSVEYTVPYQDQVLENVLENVLCFLTSRRDRSSASLVCKSWYRAEALTRSELFIGNCYAVSPRRATARFTRVRAVTIKGKPRFADFNLMPANWGAHLAPWVSSMAKAYPWLEKLCLKRMSVTDDDLALLAESFAGFKELVLVCCDGFGTSGLAVLASKCRQLRVLDLTETEVMDDDVDWISCFPESQTCLESLMFDCVECHVNFEALENLVARSPSLKKLRLNRYVSIGQLYRLMVRAPQLTHLGTGSFNLAEGMAQGDQELDQGDQELDYVSAFAACKSLVCLSGFRDILLDYIPVIYPVCSNLTALNFSYANITAEQLKPVISQCHKLQSFWVLDSICDEGLKAVAATCKELRELRVFPVNAQEDAEGPVSEVGLEAISEGCRKLRSILYFCQRMTNAAVIAMSKNCSELVVFRLCIMGRRRPDHVTGESMDEGFGAIVMNCKKLTRLAVSGLLTDRAFSYIGQYGKLVRTLSVAFAGDSDSGLKYLLEGCPKLQKLEIRDSPFGDTALRSGLHHYYNMRFLWMSSCSLTLQGCWAIARELPRLVVEVMKSEEGGEMGDNFDILYMYRSLEGPRDDIPQFVDILRPGI, encoded by the exons ATGAGTGAGGACCCATCAATACCTTCATCCTCCTCATCCCAAATGTCCGAGGATGACGACCGATCTCCCCCCTTGGATCTCATCGACGGTCCAATCCCCTCCAGCAAGTCCCGCAACTGCTCCGGAGTATCCGGCTCCGGCGTAGGTACCTCTGTCGAGTATACCGTCCCCTACCAGGACCAAGTCCTCGAGAATGTTCTGGAAAACGTCCTCTGCTTCCTCACCTCCCGCCGCGACCGCAGTAGCGCCTCATTGGTCTGCAAGTCCTGGTACCGCGCAGAGGCCCTCACCCGATCCGAGCTCTTCATCGGCAACTGCTACGCTGTCTCTCCTCGCCGGGCCACGGCCCGGTTCACCCGGGTCCGGGCCGTGACCATCAAGGGCAAGCCCCGGTTCGCCGATTTCAACCTCATGCCGGCCAATTGGGGGGCTCACTTGGCACCGTGGGTGTCCTCCATGGCCAAGGCGTACCCTTGGCTCGAGAAGCTCTGCCTGAAGCGGATGTCCGTGACGGATGACGATCTTGCCCTCTTGGCCGAGTCGTTTGCTGGGTTCAAGGAGCTGGTCCTAGTTTGCTGCGACGGGTTCGGGACTAGTGGGCTCGCCGTCCTCGCTAGCAAGTGCAG ACAGCTTAGAGTGCTCGATCTGACTGAAACCGAGGTTATGGATGATGATGTAGATTGGATATCTTGTTTTCCGGAGAGTCAAACTTGTCTCGAATCCCTGATGTTTGATTGTGTGGAATGCCATGTAAATTTTGAGGCATTGGAGAATCTAGTGGCTAGGTCACCTTCTCTGAAGAAACTGAGGTTGAACCGGTATGTTTCAATTGGGCAGCTTTACCGCCTGATGGTTCGAGCTCCTCAACTGACACACTTAGGAACGGGCTCATTCAATTTAGCTGAGGGCATGGCTCAGGGTGATCAAGAATTGGATCAGGGTGATCAAGAACTGGATTATGTCTCTGCTTTTGCTGCTTGCAAATCGTTAGTTTGTCTATCTGGGTTCCGGGACATCTTGCTGGATTACATTCCTGTAATTTACCCTGTCTGTAGTAATCTCACCGCTCTGAACTTCAGCTATGCAAACATCACAGCGGAACAACTTAAACCAGTCATATCCCAATGCCACAAACTCCAGTCTTTCTGG GTACTCGATTCAATATGTGATGAAGGACTTAAGGCAGTGGCTGCAACTTGCAAGGAACTGCGTGAGCTTCGGGTTTTTCCTGTTAATGCTCAGGAGGATGCAGAAGGCCCTGTTTCTGAGGTGGGTCTCGAAGCAATTTCTGAGGGTTGTAGAAAACTGCGGTCTATTTTGTATTTCTGTCAGCGAATGACAAATGCAGCTGTAATAGCAATGTCAAAGAATTGCTCAGAACTTGTGGTGTTTCGTCTTTGTATAATGGGGCGCCGCCGGCCTGACCATGTTACTGGTGAATCTATGGATGAAGGTTTCGGAGCAATAGTTATGAACTGTAAGAAGCTTACCCGCCTTGCTGTGTCTGGTTTATTGACCGATCGAGCATTCAGCTACATTGGACAATATGGAAAGTTGGTTCGAACTCTTTCAGTTGCCTTTGCTGGCGATAGTGACTCAGGGCTGAAATACTTGCTTGAGGGCTGCCCTAAATTGCAAAAGCTTGAAATAAGGGACAGCCCATTTGGGGATACAGCATTGCGTTCTGGTTTACATCACTATTACAATATGAGATTTCTTTGGATGTCTTCGTGTTCGTTAACACTTCAAGGTTGTTGGGCGATTGCTCGAGAACTGCCTCGTCTCGTGGTTGAAGTGATGAAGAGTGAAGAAGGGGGGGAAATGGGTGATAATTTTGATATACTATACATGTATCGATCCCTTGAGGGTCCCAGGGATGATATTCCGCAATTTGTTGATATCCTGAGACCTGGCATTTAG
- the LOC137711162 gene encoding GEM-like protein 1 — MSDHKAAAAPPAPDHPPPPSHSQDYAPYPKLDLNDVAPPPHSETWTSVSIASEPPKSEGPPVQPPVSPPVSDPVVHAEARGPIPGDAATSMPAESNPYVATPAPPPPSSVKKSMDSVKDALGKWGKKAAEATKKAEDLAGNMWQHLKTGPSFADAAVTRIAQSTKVLAEGGYEKIFRQNFETVPEEQLRKTFACYLSTSAGPVMGTLFLSSAKLAFCSDDPLSYKVGDGTEWSYYKVIIPLHQLKAVNPSTSKVKAAEKYIQVVSVDNHEFWFMSFVHYDSAVKHLQEVVQPHPQSEPQSA; from the exons ATGAGCGACCACAAGGCGGCAGCTGCACCACCTGCACCTGAtcacccaccaccaccatctcacTCCCAAGACTACGCTCCATACCCTAAGCTTGACCTCAATGACGTCGCTCCGCCTCCCCACTCCGAAACTTGGACCTCCGTCTCCATCGCCTCTGAACCGCCGAAATCGGAGGGTCCGCCGGTGCAGCCGCCTGTGTCTCCACCGGTGTCCGATCCGGTGGTTCACGCCGAGGCTCGCGGTCCGATCCCCGGCGACGCCGCCACCTCCATGCCGGCGGAGTCCAATCCCTACGTTGCCACTCCTGCGCCGCCTCCCCCCTCCTCCGTCAAGA AATCGATGGATTCAGTGAAAGATGCGCTTGGAAAATGGGGAAAGAAGGCTGCGGAGGCCACCAAGAAGGCTGAGGATCTTGCTGGCAACATGTGGCAACACT TGAAGACAGGACCAAGTTTTGCTGATGCTGCTGTGACAAGAATTGCTCAGAGCACTAAAGTACTGGCAGAAGGTGGTTATGAGAAGATCTTTCGACAAAATTTTGAGACTGTCCCAGAGGAGCAACTTCGAAAGACATTTGCTTGCTACTTATCTACATCTGCTGGTCCAGTAATGGGAACTCTATTTTTGTCATCAGCAAAGCTTGCATTTTGCAGTGACGATCCTCTTTCATACAAAGTAGGTGACGGCACTGAATGGAGCTATTATAAG GTGATTATTCCGTTACATCAACTGAAGGCAGTCAATCCATCAACGAGCAAAGTGAAAGCAGCTGAAAAGTACATCCAGGTTGTCTCTGTTGACAACCATGAGTTTTGGTTCATGAGCTTTGTGCACTACGATAGTGCTGTGAAACATCTTCAAGAAGTAGTGCAGCCTCACCCTCAGAGTGAGCCCCAGAGTGCATAA
- the LOC137717101 gene encoding zinc-finger homeodomain protein 2-like — protein sequence MEFDEHEEQDEEMELQAAPPGYASVAASSRPKMGPTGEGAAPSARKRGTAATPNSTTTTTAVSTMVRYRECLKNHAIGLGGHALDGCGEFLAAGDEGTLDALKCAACNCHRNFHRKEPEAELIHHQQGAGGSHLLHHHHHPHQFSSGYYRPPPPSGYLITSPHARPTLALPAASGGGGGSHSREEGEDVSNPSSSGGGGGFGMSKKRHRTKFTQEQKEKMLEFAEKVGWRIQKHDEAAIEEFCSENGVKRHVFKVWMHNNKHTLGKKLVP from the coding sequence atggaatTTGACGAGCACGAAGAGCAAGACGAGGAGATGGAGTTGCAGGCGGCGCCACCAGGTTACGCCTCTGTTGCGGCGAGTTCCAGGCCCAAAATGGGGCCCACAGGCGAGGGGGCTGCCCCCAGCGCTCGAAAAAGGGGAACCGCCGCAACACCCAACTCCACCACGACCACCACTGCCGTATCCACCATGGTCAGGTACAGAGAGTGCCTCAAGAACCACGCCATCGGCCTCGGCGGCCATGCCCTCGACGGCTGTGGGGAGTTTCTCGCTGCGGGAGACGAGGGCACCCTCGATGCCTTAAAATGCGCCGCCTGCAATTGCCACCGCAACTTCCACCGCAAGGAGCCCGAGGCCGAGTTAATTCATCACCAACAGGGTGCCGGTGGGTCCCACCTccttcaccaccaccaccatccgcACCAATTCTCCTCAGGCTACTATCGCCCGCCGCCACCTTCGGGCTATCTGATCACCTCGCCCCACGCAAGGCCGACACTGGCCTTGCCTGCCGCATCAGGCGGCGGCGGAGGGTCTCATAGTAGGGAAGAGGGAGAGGACGTGTCGAATCCGAGTTCGAGCGGCGGTGGAGGAGGATTCGGGATGAGCAAGAAGAGACACCGGACAAAGTTCACGCAGGAGCAGAAGGAGAAGATGCTGGAGTTCGCGGAGAAAGTTGGGTGGAGAATTCAGAAACATGACGAAGCAGCGATTGAGGAGTTTTGCTCAGAGAACGGAGTGAAGCGCCATGTGTTCAAGGTTTGGATGCACAACAACAAGCACACTCTTGGTAAGAAATTAGTGCCCTAA